The following proteins are encoded in a genomic region of Mycobacteriales bacterium:
- a CDS encoding SRPBCC domain-containing protein produces the protein MTDDTQLAEPAPELVRRPVASGAEARVAVMRRHYDAPVEDLWDACTDPDRLARWYVPVTGDLRVGGSFEQVNMGSGVIVRCEPPSFLLVSLGGGVDEIELHLAASATGGTDLRIEHATTLDSHEIMGKTYDAVFCMGGGYYPRLLALDWHLRGTLPPSYDSSAFHLDATMRPAIERGSAAMAALLESTG, from the coding sequence ATGACGGACGACACGCAGCTGGCCGAGCCGGCGCCCGAGCTCGTCCGGCGCCCTGTCGCCTCCGGGGCCGAGGCTCGCGTCGCGGTGATGCGACGCCACTACGACGCGCCGGTCGAGGACCTTTGGGACGCCTGCACCGACCCGGATCGGCTGGCCCGGTGGTACGTCCCGGTCACCGGCGACCTGCGGGTCGGCGGCAGCTTCGAGCAGGTCAACATGGGCAGCGGCGTCATCGTGCGGTGCGAGCCGCCGTCATTCCTGCTGGTCTCCCTCGGCGGGGGTGTCGACGAGATCGAGCTGCACCTCGCCGCGTCCGCGACCGGTGGGACGGACCTGCGGATCGAGCACGCGACGACGCTCGACTCCCACGAGATCATGGGCAAGACCTACGACGCGGTCTTCTGCATGGGTGGCGGCTACTACCCGCGGCTGCTCGCGCTCGACTGGCACCTGCGCGGGACGCTGCCTCCGTCGTACGACTCGTCGGCGTTCCACCTCGACGCGACGATGCGGCCGGCGATCGAGCGGGGCAGCGCGGCCATGGCAGCGCTGCTCGAGAGCACCGGCTGA
- a CDS encoding metalloregulator ArsR/SmtB family transcription factor, with translation MRAFEVLGEPVRRRLLELLVDGERSAGDLGAVVQEEFGISQPAVSQHLKVLRDNGFATVRPDGTRRLYSVQPDSLREVDRWLEPYRRFWEQRLDALATELARGKKPTTRRDR, from the coding sequence GTGCGCGCGTTCGAGGTCCTGGGGGAGCCCGTCCGACGACGGCTGCTCGAGCTGCTCGTCGACGGTGAGAGGTCGGCCGGTGACCTCGGGGCGGTCGTCCAGGAGGAGTTCGGCATCAGTCAGCCGGCGGTGTCGCAGCATCTCAAGGTGCTGCGGGACAACGGGTTCGCGACCGTCCGGCCCGACGGCACCCGGCGGCTCTACTCCGTGCAGCCCGACTCGTTGCGCGAGGTGGACCGCTGGCTCGAGCCCTACCGCCGATTCTGGGAGCAGCGGCTCGATGCGCTGGCCACCGAGCTCGCCCGCGGCAAGAAGCCAACTACGAGGAGAGACCGATGA
- a CDS encoding IS1380 family transposase, giving the protein MNFTDTNVVPNAGLLPAAMLAQRVDLAGLVEDRLRLAEHGASSGSKSLTVIGSMLAGGDSIDDTAVLRAGAAGSLFDDTRAPSTVGSWLRAHKWSNVRQHDAISRELLARLWAAGAGPADLSAPLTLDLDSSIVGVFGRGKQGAEFGYTKVRGYHPLFATCAQTQMVLFSRLRGGAAGSARGAKSFLTETVSRVRGAGATGQLTVRADSAFFSKAVLQTAVKFKVRFSVTARQDSKIRAAIDAIDEAAWQPIPYWLSTPEVSGADVAETSYTAFSGKDAMTVRLIVRRVRPTPGSQLALFTSWDYHAFVTNRDGEFLDLEADHRRHAVVEQRMAELKSAGLAHLPSGKFNANAVWLALSVMAHNLGRAVGRLAGAELETATIATLKRKVFTVPGRLVRSARRLTLRLPESWPWAPPIEAAIDKIHAIPLRC; this is encoded by the coding sequence GTGAACTTCACCGACACCAATGTGGTCCCGAACGCGGGGTTGCTCCCGGCAGCGATGCTCGCGCAGCGTGTTGATCTTGCGGGGCTGGTTGAGGATCGGCTGCGGTTGGCTGAGCACGGGGCGAGCAGCGGGAGCAAGTCGCTCACGGTGATCGGGTCGATGCTCGCGGGCGGGGACAGCATCGACGACACCGCTGTGCTGCGGGCGGGTGCGGCGGGGTCGTTGTTCGATGACACTCGGGCGCCCTCGACGGTCGGGTCGTGGTTGCGGGCCCACAAGTGGTCCAACGTGCGGCAGCACGACGCGATCAGCCGTGAGCTCCTTGCGAGGTTGTGGGCGGCTGGTGCTGGCCCGGCTGATCTCAGTGCGCCGCTGACGTTGGACCTGGACTCCTCGATCGTGGGGGTCTTCGGTCGTGGGAAGCAGGGCGCGGAGTTCGGCTACACCAAGGTCCGCGGCTACCACCCGCTGTTCGCGACCTGCGCGCAGACTCAGATGGTGCTGTTCAGTCGGCTGCGGGGTGGCGCTGCCGGCTCGGCCCGGGGCGCGAAGAGCTTCCTGACCGAGACCGTCAGCCGGGTCCGCGGGGCCGGAGCGACGGGGCAGCTCACGGTCCGGGCCGACAGTGCGTTCTTCAGCAAGGCCGTGCTGCAGACCGCGGTGAAGTTCAAGGTTCGGTTCTCCGTGACAGCCCGTCAGGACAGCAAGATCCGCGCTGCCATCGATGCGATCGACGAAGCCGCGTGGCAGCCGATCCCGTACTGGCTGTCGACACCGGAAGTGTCCGGCGCTGATGTCGCGGAGACCAGCTACACCGCGTTCAGCGGGAAAGACGCCATGACGGTCCGGTTGATCGTGCGCAGGGTCCGGCCCACTCCTGGCAGTCAGCTCGCGCTGTTCACCTCCTGGGACTACCACGCGTTCGTGACCAACCGCGACGGTGAGTTCCTGGACCTGGAGGCCGACCACCGCCGGCACGCCGTGGTCGAGCAGCGCATGGCTGAGCTCAAGAGCGCCGGCCTCGCGCACCTGCCGTCGGGGAAGTTCAACGCCAACGCGGTCTGGCTCGCGCTGAGCGTGATGGCCCACAACCTCGGCCGCGCGGTCGGTCGCCTGGCTGGCGCCGAACTGGAGACCGCGACCATCGCGACCCTCAAGCGCAAAGTCTTCACCGTCCCTGGCCGTCTCGTCCGCAGCGCCCGACGCCTGACCCTGCGACTACCCGAGTCCTGGCCCTGGGCCCCACCCATCGAGGCAGCGATCGACAAGATCCACGCGATCCCGCTGCGCTGCTGA